The DNA window GATATCCTCAAATGAAAATTGTTAGGTTTTATTTTAGAAGCATGACCTTTTTAATATCAACTGCATTTTCTAACTGAGCTTTACAGAAATAAATCCCGCTTGGCATTCCCTGTGCATTCCATGAAAATGAGTTGTGGCCTGCCTTTACCTTTTCATTGGTAATAGTAGCAACCCGTTGCCCGGAAATATTGTAAATTGACAATACTAAATGGGAATCACGGGGGATTGAAATTGTAAAAGTTGTTGCAGGATTAAAAGGATTTGGGAAAGGAGGATAAACAAAAAACCTTAAAGGTAAATCCTGCACCAGTGTTCGAATCCCCAATGCAACCTTTTGGCTTTCCCCTCCGGTACCTACAGCCTGAAGCCAATAATAATAGAGAACACCGTTTAGAGGAACAGCATCCTTATACTCTGCGATTCCGGCTTTTACAGAATCAACCAGTACGGTATAATTCTTCTCATAAACGATAAGCGAGTCGATTGATTTAAACTGTGTGATGGGTATCGGAGTGGTAAATGATGAATTCTGAGACCGATATATCCTATACCATTGCACTTTACCACTTTGTTCTGAAAGCGAGATTTTCCAGGTAAGATTGAGAAAATGTCCCTGATCATTTGGCACATCAGCTACTTTAACATCTGTTGGTGGTTCAATTTGAATCTTCACAGGTGAAAGTGCTATTGGAATGTAACCAAATCCATTATAAATACTATTCTTCTGCCCGTCACTCTGTCCAATTATGACTTGACCAACAGTGCTATTTACAGAATAAA is part of the Candidatus Latescibacter sp. genome and encodes:
- a CDS encoding T9SS type A sorting domain-containing protein, which encodes MQYKSRCVLVIILLCFSANLSYAGYILTNSVIGNGAIEQSNALYSVNSTVGQVIIGQSDGQKNSIYNGFGYIPIALSPVKIQIEPPTDVKVADVPNDQGHFLNLTWKISLSEQSGKVQWYRIYRSQNSSFTTPIPITQFKSIDSLIVYEKNYTVLVDSVKAGIAEYKDAVPLNGVLYYYWLQAVGTGGESQKVALGIRTLVQDLPLRFFVYPPFPNPFNPATTFTISIPRDSHLVLSIYNISGQRVATITNEKVKAGHNSFSWNAQGMPSGIYFCKAQLENAVDIKKVMLLK